The following proteins are encoded in a genomic region of Myxosarcina sp. GI1:
- a CDS encoding DUF2933 domain-containing protein, which produces MKHKSKTAWRWRSPGGITLLIILAIATFFLVTTYWAHIVPVLPWLLLLACPLMHLFMHGGHGSHNNNSEVGRK; this is translated from the coding sequence ATGAAACACAAATCTAAAACTGCCTGGCGTTGGCGATCGCCTGGTGGTATTACTTTATTAATCATTCTGGCTATAGCTACTTTTTTTCTCGTAACGACGTATTGGGCGCATATAGTTCCTGTTTTGCCTTGGCTTCTATTATTAGCTTGTCCGCTAATGCATCTATTCATGCATGGCGGTCACGGCAGTCACAATAACAACTCAGAAGTAGGTCGAAAATGA
- a CDS encoding ISL3 family transposase, whose protein sequence is MASSSKTKLLTELLNLESVRVTKYKILPQVGLILHTEVLSKEANCTRCGNKSQRIHQNHRYLIKDLSISGQPVYLELNRRQFKCGFCQKPFSEELNFVQKRRKYTSRLATEIIRQVLADDIKTVAQNNDVSTEEIETMLKDKAQELKQEKPSKLKRLGIDEIALVKGQGNYCAVLVDLEKSKVVDILEERSQEKIMSVLTSWGTEVLQSIEYVSIDLWKPYKSLARKLMPNAEVVANRFHVMKQVNEELDEQRKTQKREVKKEKSKKKKQRILSGLSKSKYALLKNEDNLSEKQQEKLNEVKIVCPTLGKMHELKEKFRDILQQKQDSLTGLLKISDWLKEAQAYYPEAQKTIIRWIGEIIAYFDQRVTNGVVEGINNKLKLIKRAAYGFRNFGNFRDRVLLTWHFNC, encoded by the coding sequence ATGGCATCCTCATCGAAAACCAAGCTGTTAACAGAATTGTTAAACCTCGAATCAGTTCGAGTCACAAAATATAAAATTTTGCCCCAAGTCGGACTAATCTTACACACGGAAGTTCTAAGTAAAGAAGCAAATTGCACACGCTGCGGAAATAAGAGTCAAAGAATACACCAGAATCATCGATATTTAATCAAAGATTTATCAATTAGTGGTCAGCCAGTATATCTGGAACTAAACCGAAGACAGTTCAAATGTGGATTCTGTCAAAAACCGTTTAGTGAAGAACTAAACTTTGTTCAGAAAAGACGAAAATATACTTCAAGATTAGCCACAGAAATAATCAGACAAGTATTAGCAGATGACATTAAAACAGTAGCTCAAAATAATGATGTCTCGACAGAAGAAATAGAAACAATGCTTAAAGATAAAGCTCAAGAACTAAAACAAGAAAAGCCATCAAAGTTAAAAAGATTAGGAATTGACGAAATCGCCTTAGTGAAAGGACAGGGAAATTATTGTGCGGTATTGGTAGATTTAGAGAAAAGCAAGGTAGTCGATATTTTAGAAGAGCGAAGTCAAGAAAAAATCATGTCCGTTCTAACTTCGTGGGGAACAGAAGTGCTTCAGTCAATTGAATATGTGAGCATAGACTTATGGAAGCCTTACAAAAGCTTGGCTAGAAAGTTAATGCCTAATGCCGAAGTAGTAGCAAACAGATTTCATGTAATGAAACAAGTCAATGAAGAGTTAGATGAGCAAAGAAAAACTCAAAAGCGAGAAGTAAAAAAAGAGAAATCCAAGAAAAAGAAGCAGAGAATCTTATCGGGACTAAGCAAAAGCAAATATGCTCTGCTCAAAAATGAAGATAATTTAAGTGAGAAACAACAAGAGAAACTAAACGAAGTTAAAATAGTTTGTCCAACATTAGGAAAAATGCACGAGTTAAAAGAAAAATTTAGAGATATTTTGCAACAAAAGCAAGATAGTTTAACTGGATTGCTGAAAATTAGTGATTGGTTAAAAGAAGCCCAAGCATATTATCCAGAAGCTCAAAAGACAATTATTAGATGGATAGGAGAAATAATTGCTTACTTTGACCAGAGAGTAACTAATGGAGTCGTGGAAGGAATTAACAATAAATTAAAGCTCATAAAACGAGCGGCATACGGATTTAGAAACTTTGGTAACTTTCGTGATAGAGTTTTATTAACTTGGCATTTTAACTGTTAG
- the rppA gene encoding two-component system response regulator RppA codes for MRILLVEDEPDLGAAIERNLHQEAYVVDWVRDGTEAEWYLLSRGQEYTVAIFDWLLPGQTGIELCQKLRDRHNSLPILMLTAKDSIEDRVAGLDAGADDYLVKPFGTSELLARLRALQRRSLPIQPQQLKVGNMTLDCGTHEIYIDKAPKEAQKILLTNKEFQILEYFLRHPDRIITRDLILDRLWEFGIEPTSNVVAAQMRRLRRKLEQYGCQLPIETIYGIGYRLSIKDESK; via the coding sequence ATGAGAATACTATTAGTTGAAGATGAACCAGATTTAGGTGCGGCGATCGAGCGAAATCTCCACCAAGAAGCCTATGTTGTCGATTGGGTTCGAGATGGTACGGAAGCAGAATGGTATTTACTAAGTAGAGGGCAAGAATATACAGTAGCTATTTTTGACTGGCTGTTACCTGGGCAGACGGGTATAGAACTCTGTCAGAAATTAAGAGATCGACATAATTCTCTACCGATATTGATGTTAACTGCTAAAGATAGCATCGAAGATCGAGTAGCGGGTTTAGATGCTGGCGCTGATGATTATCTGGTCAAACCTTTTGGCACTAGCGAACTGTTAGCCCGATTGAGAGCTTTGCAGAGGAGATCGCTACCAATTCAGCCACAGCAGCTAAAAGTAGGCAATATGACCCTAGATTGTGGCACTCATGAAATTTATATCGATAAAGCTCCCAAAGAAGCGCAAAAGATTTTACTCACTAATAAAGAATTTCAGATTTTAGAGTATTTCCTGCGCCACCCAGATCGAATTATTACTCGCGATCTGATATTAGACCGATTGTGGGAGTTTGGTATCGAACCGACCAGTAATGTAGTAGCCGCACAAATGCGAAGGCTGCGACGCAAGTTAGAACAATATGGTTGCCAACTCCCGATCGAAACCATATATGGTATCGGATATCGCCTTAGCATTAAGGATGAATCAAAATAG
- a CDS encoding copper-translocating P-type ATPase: MTPPNQTERHHSTHQHDEHHRERDHHQHEHHGHNGHSGHDKHAGHNPEIFKRRFFICLILTLPVLYFSSQLQSWLSYQALEFPGSNWVSPVLGIIIYFYGGWVFLKGAWHELRSQIGMMTLIALAITVAFVYSLAVSLGLRGKPFYWELVTLVDIMLLGHWVEMASVQGASQALESLKELVPAQAHLLRNGKVEDIPVSEVTAEDIILIRPGEQIPNDGEVIEGATEVDEAFLTGESRPIPKQEGDEVVAGSVNNAGSVKVRVTRTGDETTLSQIMRLVEEAQNSRSNYQALADRIAYWLTIIAIAVGTLTFVVWLSLSDLVFAINRAVTVLVITCPHALGLAIPLVIANSTALAAKNGILVRNRDALERAKDIKTMAFDKTGTLTEGHFGVQKVYTDGMNRDEALAIAAALETSSEHPLGKAIVEAAEVEELDLPSMSDFETVTGRGVKGRVNSKLYQIGRPEWIEEQQLHLPISLQEGLNTADERGESAVVLLDESQAVAVISLADRVRERARETINKLNNEGIQPVMITGDAEAVARTVARDLEIEKYYARVLPEDKVNIIKQLKRKQPTAFVGDGINDAAALLEANMGLAIGAGTNVAIESADLVLIEDDPLDAVKALNLAKKTYGKMIQNLFWATGYNVIAIPLAAGVLSPWGFVLSPAVGALLMSLSTVIVAINAVMLRRAKLA, encoded by the coding sequence ATGACACCACCAAACCAAACCGAACGACATCATTCTACCCACCAACATGACGAACACCATCGAGAACGCGACCATCATCAGCACGAACACCACGGACATAACGGTCATAGCGGACACGACAAGCACGCAGGGCATAATCCAGAAATCTTCAAACGTCGTTTCTTTATTTGTTTAATTTTAACTCTGCCAGTTCTTTATTTTTCCTCACAGTTGCAAAGCTGGTTGAGTTATCAAGCCCTAGAATTTCCTGGCTCAAACTGGGTAAGTCCCGTACTGGGGATTATTATTTATTTCTACGGTGGTTGGGTATTTCTCAAAGGTGCATGGCACGAGTTACGCAGTCAGATTGGGATGATGACTCTAATTGCCTTGGCGATTACGGTAGCTTTTGTCTACAGTCTGGCAGTATCTCTAGGACTGCGGGGAAAACCTTTTTATTGGGAACTGGTAACGTTAGTAGATATTATGCTGCTGGGTCATTGGGTAGAAATGGCATCGGTACAGGGAGCATCTCAAGCTTTGGAGTCATTAAAAGAATTAGTCCCCGCACAAGCGCATCTGTTGCGTAATGGGAAAGTTGAGGATATTCCCGTTAGTGAAGTAACAGCAGAAGACATAATTCTAATTCGACCTGGAGAACAAATTCCCAATGACGGAGAGGTAATTGAGGGGGCGACGGAAGTAGACGAAGCTTTTTTAACTGGGGAATCTCGTCCCATACCCAAACAAGAAGGAGATGAAGTAGTAGCGGGTTCGGTCAACAATGCAGGTTCGGTGAAGGTTAGGGTTACTCGTACTGGCGATGAAACCACCCTCAGCCAAATCATGCGTTTGGTAGAAGAAGCGCAAAACTCCCGCAGTAATTATCAAGCATTAGCCGATCGCATTGCCTATTGGTTGACAATAATTGCGATCGCTGTTGGTACGCTAACTTTTGTAGTCTGGTTGTCTTTATCCGATCTGGTATTTGCTATTAATCGCGCTGTAACCGTGCTGGTTATTACCTGTCCCCACGCTTTGGGTTTAGCCATTCCCCTGGTTATCGCCAACTCCACTGCCTTAGCTGCTAAAAACGGCATTTTGGTTCGCAACCGCGATGCTTTAGAAAGAGCTAAAGATATTAAAACTATGGCGTTTGATAAAACGGGAACGCTAACAGAAGGACACTTTGGAGTACAGAAAGTTTATACCGACGGTATGAATCGAGATGAAGCACTGGCGATCGCAGCAGCTTTAGAAACTTCTTCCGAACATCCTCTAGGTAAAGCCATAGTAGAAGCCGCAGAAGTTGAGGAACTAGATTTACCTTCAATGAGTGACTTTGAGACGGTAACGGGTAGGGGAGTCAAGGGTAGAGTTAATAGCAAACTCTATCAAATTGGCAGACCTGAATGGATTGAAGAACAGCAATTACATTTACCAATTTCTTTACAAGAAGGCTTAAATACTGCCGACGAACGGGGTGAAAGTGCCGTAGTGTTGCTAGATGAGTCCCAAGCAGTAGCGGTAATTTCTCTGGCGGATAGAGTTAGGGAAAGAGCCAGAGAAACAATTAATAAATTAAATAATGAAGGTATTCAGCCTGTAATGATTACGGGAGATGCCGAAGCTGTTGCCCGTACCGTAGCTAGAGACTTGGAGATCGAAAAATACTATGCTCGCGTTCTGCCCGAAGATAAGGTAAACATTATCAAACAGCTAAAGCGAAAGCAGCCTACAGCCTTTGTCGGTGACGGGATCAACGATGCTGCTGCCTTACTAGAAGCCAATATGGGTTTGGCAATTGGTGCGGGGACGAATGTGGCAATTGAATCAGCCGACTTGGTGTTAATTGAAGACGATCCTTTAGATGCAGTCAAAGCTCTCAACTTAGCAAAGAAAACCTATGGCAAAATGATTCAAAATTTGTTTTGGGCAACGGGCTATAACGTCATCGCCATTCCTTTGGCGGCAGGAGTGCTTTCACCTTGGGGATTTGTGCTTTCTCCCGCAGTTGGTGCACTGTTGATGAGTTTATCGACAGTGATTGTGGCAATTAATGCTGTAATGTTACGCCGAGCCAAACTCGCTTAA
- a CDS encoding class I SAM-dependent methyltransferase: MNLEQDTCNDNENQRIANIYQKIASNYDLLGEYLLGIIFSPFSYWNYRFRAIASLNLQPGDTVIDLCCGTGLNFPLLEEAIGSAGKIIGVDLSEAMLAQAEQRVTENGWSNIELVQSDAASYEFPSGIDGIVSTLGITLVPESERAIQRGCQALSSGKRWVILDFKKPDNWLSPFAPLLSFLFIRPFGGNLAMANRRPWESVYKHLKNIAFIELLLGFAYIAVGEREEKEKSHE; this comes from the coding sequence ATGAATTTAGAACAAGATACTTGCAATGATAACGAAAATCAACGAATAGCAAATATCTATCAAAAGATTGCCAGTAATTACGATCTTCTGGGCGAATACTTACTTGGCATAATATTTAGTCCCTTTAGCTATTGGAACTATCGTTTTAGAGCGATCGCCTCTCTCAATTTACAACCTGGAGATACGGTTATCGATCTCTGCTGTGGTACTGGGTTGAATTTTCCACTGTTGGAAGAAGCCATTGGTTCGGCGGGAAAAATCATTGGGGTCGATTTAAGCGAGGCAATGTTAGCCCAGGCAGAACAACGGGTGACAGAAAACGGTTGGTCGAATATCGAGCTAGTGCAGAGTGATGCAGCCTCTTATGAATTTCCTAGCGGCATAGATGGCATTGTCTCTACTTTGGGTATTACCCTCGTTCCTGAAAGCGAGCGAGCGATACAAAGAGGTTGTCAGGCACTGTCTTCTGGAAAACGCTGGGTAATTTTAGATTTCAAGAAGCCAGACAATTGGCTTTCGCCGTTTGCACCCCTGCTGAGTTTCCTGTTTATTCGTCCCTTTGGCGGAAATTTAGCGATGGCAAACCGTCGCCCTTGGGAATCAGTTTATAAACACTTGAAAAATATTGCCTTCATTGAGTTATTGCTGGGCTTTGCCTACATTGCTGTCGGGGAAAGAGAAGAGAAAGAAAAATCTCATGAGTAG
- the rppB gene encoding two-component system sensor histidine kinase RppB, which yields MVSDIALALRMNQNSIFRSTRWRLTVFYTGIISFLFLSCSFGVWRAIVHAHRVTLERELKSVAGNLHDNLESTLKRSGVLEVASRRYLPNLYLYKNSNWILADRSEGHTLNPIGRGDYYVRLLDARGKPVAQAGIEPERLPLEKSTADWELIEDSRGDRYQQISLPLSLHDLDGKNSLWGYIEVGRSWQEFDSYLTSIRLTILWTTPIIILLVIAVSWYLAGLAMRPLYQSYRQIQQFTTDAAHELRTPLAAVRATLESLTRMAHFSEAEARDILKVIERQNLRLSELVSDLLFLSRLDRQIKLGDRYPCSLQDILGDIEEELAALALQTGITLSSSFELTTPIIVMGNEEQLYRMVFNLVANAINYTPTGGRVTIFLGYNNQHALIRIADNGIGITPEHHAKIFDRFYRVGGDRSRHSGGSGLGLAIAKAIAQSHRGXIXVQSELDKGSTFTIQLPTYG from the coding sequence ATGGTATCGGATATCGCCTTAGCATTAAGGATGAATCAAAATAGTATTTTTCGCTCGACTCGCTGGCGATTGACTGTTTTCTACACTGGAATAATTAGCTTTCTGTTCTTGTCATGTAGTTTTGGAGTATGGCGGGCAATTGTCCACGCCCATCGCGTTACCTTAGAACGAGAACTAAAATCCGTTGCGGGAAACTTACACGACAATCTCGAATCGACTCTCAAACGATCGGGTGTCTTAGAGGTAGCGTCCCGTAGATATCTGCCCAATCTGTATCTTTATAAAAATTCTAACTGGATTTTAGCAGACCGAAGCGAGGGTCATACACTTAATCCCATCGGTCGGGGCGATTACTACGTTAGGCTTTTAGATGCCAGAGGAAAACCAGTTGCCCAGGCTGGGATCGAGCCAGAGCGTTTGCCTTTAGAAAAATCGACAGCAGACTGGGAACTAATTGAGGATAGTCGGGGCGATCGCTACCAGCAAATTTCTCTACCTCTCTCCTTACACGACCTTGACGGTAAAAATTCACTTTGGGGCTACATAGAGGTGGGGCGTTCCTGGCAAGAATTCGATAGCTATCTCACTTCGATAAGACTGACAATTTTATGGACAACGCCAATTATTATCCTGTTAGTAATCGCAGTCAGTTGGTATTTAGCTGGTTTGGCGATGCGACCACTGTATCAGTCCTACCGCCAAATCCAACAGTTTACCACCGATGCCGCTCACGAACTGCGGACTCCTCTAGCTGCCGTTCGCGCCACACTTGAATCTCTTACCAGAATGGCTCATTTTTCTGAGGCTGAAGCACGGGATATCCTTAAGGTTATCGAACGTCAAAATCTCAGATTATCGGAACTAGTAAGCGATCTATTATTTCTCTCTCGCCTCGACAGACAAATAAAACTAGGCGATCGCTATCCTTGCTCCTTACAAGACATTCTTGGCGATATCGAAGAAGAGCTTGCAGCATTAGCTCTGCAAACAGGAATAACGTTAAGTAGTAGCTTTGAGTTGACTACTCCGATAATAGTTATGGGCAATGAAGAACAGCTATATAGAATGGTGTTTAATCTGGTTGCCAATGCCATAAACTACACTCCTACTGGAGGTCGGGTAACGATTTTTCTTGGGTATAACAACCAGCACGCTCTAATTCGGATCGCAGACAATGGCATCGGTATTACTCCCGAACATCATGCTAAGATTTTCGATCGCTTCTATCGGGTTGGCGGCGATCGCTCTCGTCATTCTGGTGGCTCTGGATTGGGGTTGGCAATAGCCAAAGCGATCGCTCAATCCCATCGAGGTWGCATTYACGTTCAAAGCGAGTTAGATAAAGGTAGTACCTTTACAATTCAACTTCCTACGTACGGCTAG
- a CDS encoding four-helix bundle copper-binding protein — protein MLLVHEKYQSSFDTAMKCAVECEHCAEACMGSEQMKQCVRYCLDCAEMCRTIATYMVRGSNFVVQATKACAEICEACAKECESHDSEHCAKCAKACREAVEAYQKITSVAA, from the coding sequence ATGCTTCTCGTACATGAAAAATATCAATCTAGTTTCGATACTGCAATGAAATGTGCAGTTGAATGCGAACACTGTGCCGAAGCCTGTATGGGCAGCGAACAAATGAAACAATGCGTTCGTTATTGCCTCGATTGCGCTGAGATGTGTCGCACTATTGCCACTTACATGGTGCGCGGGTCTAATTTCGTAGTTCAAGCAACTAAAGCCTGTGCCGAAATTTGTGAAGCCTGTGCCAAAGAATGCGAAAGTCACGATAGCGAACATTGTGCTAAATGTGCTAAAGCCTGTCGCGAAGCAGTAGAAGCATATCAAAAAATTACCAGCGTTGCTGCCTAA